One segment of Phycisphaerae bacterium DNA contains the following:
- a CDS encoding acetylxylan esterase — protein sequence GEVIRWTVEVKDSSASEVFFVVKKGGVTEVSRGRVSLSQGKGRIEARLDEPGWLLAEVTLPPVDGKRRVKALGGALVSPEKLRPASRRPDDFDAFWESKLKDLAGVPANPQLTTGDSGKADLEYHKITMDHIRGSHIHGQLARPRQGEKLPAMLIVQWAGVYPLQKEWVTGRAAEGWLVLNINAHDLPIDEPEPFYKDQGTGPLKDYPAIGNDDRETSYFLRMYLSCFRAAQYLTERPDWDGKTLVVTGGSQGGLQSIVTAALHPKVTAVLACVPAGCDLNGPEAERLPGWPMWYWKTKDKNEAKVRDAARYYDVVHFASRVKCPVLAGIGLIDTTCPPPGIFATCNALQGPTEVVVLPLAEHGETHGSHRPYYTRFDAWNKALVRGERVPVEPFRTSQQ from the coding sequence GGGCGAGGTCATACGATGGACCGTGGAGGTCAAGGACTCCTCCGCCTCCGAGGTATTCTTCGTGGTCAAGAAGGGCGGAGTGACCGAAGTCAGCAGAGGCCGGGTCAGCCTCTCCCAGGGCAAGGGTCGAATCGAAGCCAGGCTCGACGAACCCGGCTGGCTGCTGGCCGAGGTGACGCTTCCCCCGGTCGATGGCAAGCGGCGGGTCAAGGCTCTGGGCGGCGCCTTGGTTTCGCCGGAGAAGCTGCGACCCGCCTCCAGGCGCCCGGACGATTTCGACGCCTTCTGGGAGAGCAAGCTCAAGGACCTGGCCGGCGTTCCCGCCAATCCGCAGCTCACCACCGGGGACAGCGGCAAGGCGGACCTCGAGTATCACAAGATCACCATGGACCACATTCGCGGCTCGCATATCCACGGCCAGCTCGCCCGGCCGAGGCAGGGAGAGAAGCTTCCGGCCATGCTCATCGTCCAGTGGGCAGGCGTGTACCCGCTGCAGAAGGAGTGGGTCACCGGCCGGGCGGCGGAAGGCTGGCTGGTTCTCAATATCAACGCTCACGATCTGCCCATCGATGAGCCGGAGCCATTCTACAAGGACCAGGGCACGGGGCCGCTCAAGGACTATCCCGCGATCGGAAATGACGATCGCGAAACCAGCTATTTCCTGCGGATGTACCTCTCCTGCTTCCGGGCGGCCCAGTACCTGACCGAACGGCCCGATTGGGACGGGAAAACCCTGGTCGTCACTGGCGGCAGCCAAGGCGGTCTGCAGTCGATCGTGACGGCCGCCCTGCATCCGAAGGTCACGGCCGTGCTCGCGTGTGTTCCGGCCGGTTGCGACCTGAACGGTCCGGAAGCGGAACGCCTTCCGGGCTGGCCGATGTGGTACTGGAAGACGAAGGACAAGAACGAGGCCAAGGTCCGCGATGCCGCCCGCTACTATGACGTGGTGCATTTCGCTTCGCGGGTGAAGTGCCCGGTGCTGGCCGGTATCGGGCTCATTGACACCACCTGCCCGCCGCCCGGCATCTTTGCCACGTGCAACGCTCTGCAGGGACCGACCGAGGTCGTCGTGCTCCCCTTGGCCGAACACGGTGAGACGCACGGCTCGCACCGCCCCTACTACACCCGTTTCGACGCGTGGAACAAGGCGCTGGTGAGAGGCGAGCGTGTCCCGGTGGAACCGTTCCGCACGAGTCAACAGTGA
- a CDS encoding DUF1080 domain-containing protein: MRTSPFLRLVGLGLGGLSAVAAVYAAATFQGLGYKGTPIIPGTPWCVHDGERPQPRVVTPGTTFSHNAPAPSDAVILFDGKDFSKWQGGDHQPARWTVENGCMASGKGNIRTREKWSDFQLHLEFATPQRASGDGQSRGNSGVLINGMYEVQVLDCFKNPTYPDGQCGAMYGQAPPLVNASKPPGEWQTYDIVFESPRWDGDAKLVKKANVTVIHNGAVLHHRHEYFGATDGINGMPHPSLGYYGKPHAPEVFIELQDHANPVRFRNIWIRKLGEYDQPGGK, translated from the coding sequence ATGAGAACCTCACCATTCCTCAGACTCGTCGGCTTGGGCTTGGGTGGCCTGAGTGCGGTGGCGGCCGTTTATGCGGCGGCCACCTTCCAGGGGCTGGGCTACAAGGGAACACCGATCATTCCCGGGACGCCCTGGTGTGTGCACGACGGCGAGCGACCACAGCCGCGGGTGGTGACGCCTGGAACCACGTTCAGCCACAACGCCCCCGCGCCGTCGGACGCGGTCATCCTCTTCGACGGCAAGGATTTTTCCAAGTGGCAGGGTGGCGACCACCAGCCCGCCCGGTGGACGGTCGAGAACGGCTGCATGGCCAGCGGCAAGGGCAACATCCGCACCCGGGAGAAGTGGTCCGACTTTCAACTGCACCTGGAGTTCGCCACGCCCCAGCGGGCCAGCGGCGACGGTCAGAGCCGCGGCAACAGCGGCGTGTTGATCAACGGGATGTACGAGGTCCAGGTGCTGGACTGCTTCAAGAACCCGACCTATCCCGACGGCCAGTGTGGGGCGATGTATGGCCAGGCACCTCCCCTGGTCAACGCCAGCAAGCCTCCAGGGGAATGGCAGACCTACGACATCGTCTTCGAGTCGCCGCGATGGGATGGCGATGCGAAGCTGGTCAAGAAGGCCAACGTCACGGTCATCCACAACGGTGCCGTGCTGCACCATCGGCATGAGTACTTCGGCGCCACCGACGGCATCAACGGCATGCCCCACCCATCGCTGGGGTATTATGGCAAGCCACATGCCCCCGAGGTCTTCATCGAATTGCAGGATCACGCCAATCCGGTGCGGTTCCGGAACATCTGGATCCGCAAGCTAGGCGAATACGATCAACCCGGCGGCAAGTAA